The genomic region CAGGTCGGCGGGGATGTTCAGGACGGTCCACTCGCCCCGGTACTTCGCCCTGTAGTCGTACCACTCGCCGTCGGGCGTCACCTCACCCGTTACCGAGACGGACAGCGGCTCGGTCTCCAGGACCGCAACCTCGACCTCGCGCGGGCCGCCGTGTGCCTCCACCAGGACCCGGTCGTCGTGCAGGAGCGCCCGCGCGATCGCCTCGTCCAGCTCGCCCGGCCCCTGCACCTTGGAGATCCCGACGCTGGAACCGAGGCGGGAGGGCTTGGCGAAGCAGGGATACCCGATCGCGGCCACGGCCTCGCGGATCTGCTGGGGATCCGAATCCCATCCCTGGCGCCGGACCTCCACGAACCCGACCACCGGCAGGCCCGCCGCCGCCAGCAGGCGCTTGTGCGTGATCTTGTCGATCGCAACGGCGGATCCGAGTACCCCGGACCCGACGTAGGGGACGTCGGCCAGCTCGAGCAGTCCCTGCACGCAGCCGTCCTCGCCGTACGGCCCATGCAGGACCGGGAACACCACGTCGTAGTCGCGCGGCGCAGCCGGATCGGGCCGCAGCTCGAAATCGTCCGGCTGGTCCGGGACCGAATCTGCGCTGCGTGGGTCGCACGCGACCCACCGGCCGGCGCGGGAGATGCCGACGGGGCACGGGACGTGGCCCAGCGACTCCAGCGCCGCCACGACGGTCCGCGCCGAGACCACCGAGACCTCGTGTTCGCCCGACC from Actinomycetota bacterium harbors:
- a CDS encoding D-alanine--D-alanine ligase family protein, with the translated sequence MSGLRVLVLFGGRSGEHEVSVVSARTVVAALESLGHVPCPVGISRAGRWVACDPRSADSVPDQPDDFELRPDPAAPRDYDVVFPVLHGPYGEDGCVQGLLELADVPYVGSGVLGSAVAIDKITHKRLLAAAGLPVVGFVEVRRQGWDSDPQQIREAVAAIGYPCFAKPSRLGSSVGISKVQGPGELDEAIARALLHDDRVLVEAHGGPREVEVAVLETEPLSVSVTGEVTPDGEWYDYRAKYRGEWTVLNIPADLPDDASETARDYAARAFRVTACEGLARVDFFWDPVTEEIVVNEINSMPGITPKSMFPRLMEASGVPFAQVVSHLLDHALRRHEAKLRLERARSAAHAEEVGEMAAGTGG